The Pedosphaera parvula Ellin514 genomic sequence TGTATAGGCAACTCCCACGAGCACCCCAAATCCTGCCAACACAGCATAGACCGGAAATGCTTTCCAGGCCCCAATGAGCACCTGCAGTTCCGCTGCAAAACCACTGAAGCCTGGCATGCCCATCGAGGCAAGACTGGCGAGGGCAAAGGTGCAGGCGGCAAACGGCAAAGCCTTGCTTAATCCCAGCTTTTTCAGCACGGGCAGCTCGCGCGTGTGCGTGCGGTCATAAACCATCCGTCCAACCACACCGAATAGCAGCCCGGCTATGATTCCGTGCGAGAACATCTGCAATACCGCCCCACTCCACCCAATGGTGTTCAACGTCAGCAAGCCCAACAGCACAAATCCCATGTGACTGACACTGGAATAGCCGATAACAAATTTGAAATCCTTCTGTACCAGCGCAACCATCGCCCCATAAACAATTCCAATCACCGCCAGCAACCCGATTACGTCCTTCCAAATCGCCAATCCTTGAGGGAACAACGTCATCGCCACCCTGAGTGCCCCATAAGCTCCCAATTTCATCACCACTCCCGCCAACAGCATCGATGCCGCCGTCGGTGCTGCAACGTGGCCCGTGGGTGCCCAGGTGTGAAAAGGCCAGAGTCCCGCGAGAATCGCGAAACCCACAAACACCAGCGGAAATGCCCAATGTTGAAATGATTCCGGAAAAGCATATTTCGCCAACTCCAGCAGATTCATGGTCTTGACGGGAGACATTACATAAGTCGCCACCAATCCAATCAATACCATCGCACTGCCAAGGAAGGAGTATAATGCCAGCTTCATCGCTCCATATTCCTTGTTTGTCGATCCCCAAATGGCGATGAGAAAATATTTCGGAATGATTGCCAGTTCGTAAAAGACGAAAAGCAGAAACAAATCAAAGCTCAGGAACACTCCATATACCCCGCCTATCAATGCGAGATAGAATGCAAAGAACTCCTTCGCTCGATGCTCAATGTTCCAGGAAAATAGAATCCCCACCACTGCGGCAATTCCCGTCAACAACACCAAGGTTAAACTGATCCCATCCGCTCCTAAAAAATATTCAATGCCCAACGATGGAACCCATGGCACCTTCGTTATGGTATCAATCTCAGTTGGAGCCTTGTGTTGAAGAATACCAGAGATCCCGCCCAACAACCCAAGCACCGCGGCCAGCAACGCAACCTTGCGCGCCGCGCGAACTGCCCCCGCCGGCAGCAGCAACAGTACGAACACCCCGATAAATGAAATGTAAATGGTCCAGGCCAGCATCGCGTCTTTCTAATACTTCATCAAATCCACCATCTGCATCACGGTCGTGTTGATTTTTCCAATCACAATCTGCGGATAAATTCCCATCACGAGCATAAGCGCCGTTGCAGGTAAAACCAACAAACACTCCTTCAATGTAAGATCCGGCAAGCCAGCCCACTTGGCATTGAGTGGTCCGTTAAAAACTCGTTGGATGATCGTGAGCAAAAAGATGGCCGTGACCAACAATCCGATGACCGACATTGCCGTCGCCCAGGTCACGATTGGAAAAGAACCTTTGAAGATCAGGAACTCGCCAATAAACCCATTCAGCCCGGGCAATCCCAGCGAAGCAAAAATGGAAATACCCATTAAGCCGCAAAAGACAGGAGCCACCCTGCGCAGTCCGCCAAATTGATCCAAATCACGCAATCCCCCGCTCCGTTGTTCCAGGAAACCTATGAAACAAAACAAAATGGAGGCAGTCAGTCCGTGATTGAACATTTGCAACATGACACCATTCATTGCCGCCGCCTTCTCCAGGTTCCAATGTGCGTCACTGCCAGTAAATTTCGCGAAGGCGAACACCCCCAGCAGGCAGTAACCGAGATGGTTGATGGAAGAATAGGCAAAGACTTTCTTTAGATCCTTTTGCACAAACGCTGAATAAGCCGAAAACACAATGGTAATTACCGCCAACCACAACAACGGAGTCATTATGATCCTCATCTGCTCGGGAAAAAACGGCATCAAAATGCGAATAAATCCATAGACGCCCATCTTCGACATAGCACCCGTCAGCAACATCGTTGTGCCTGTCGGTGCCTCAGCATAGGTCGTCGGCAACCATGTATGGAACGGGATCAACGGCACCTTTACTGCAAACCCTAGAAAGATA encodes the following:
- a CDS encoding complex I subunit 4 family protein, with the translated sequence MLAWTIYISFIGVFVLLLLPAGAVRAARKVALLAAVLGLLGGISGILQHKAPTEIDTITKVPWVPSLGIEYFLGADGISLTLVLLTGIAAVVGILFSWNIEHRAKEFFAFYLALIGGVYGVFLSFDLFLLFVFYELAIIPKYFLIAIWGSTNKEYGAMKLALYSFLGSAMVLIGLVATYVMSPVKTMNLLELAKYAFPESFQHWAFPLVFVGFAILAGLWPFHTWAPTGHVAAPTAASMLLAGVVMKLGAYGALRVAMTLFPQGLAIWKDVIGLLAVIGIVYGAMVALVQKDFKFVIGYSSVSHMGFVLLGLLTLNTIGWSGAVLQMFSHGIIAGLLFGVVGRMVYDRTHTRELPVLKKLGLSKALPFAACTFALASLASMGMPGFSGFAAELQVLIGAWKAFPVYAVLAGFGVLVGVAYTLRVLQLSFFNDPTPAIEGEAGEATHPLPTISVPERLGAAILLGITIVIGIYPKLLLDLIGPSFDSPLFEGLRKGAGL
- a CDS encoding complex I subunit 4 family protein — encoded protein: MNGFPLISTITFIPLIGAIMLVGLDAERKRLARCLGLGFSLASLVLVAVMWIHFDSSAIDLQFVERHPWIPSFSAEYFVGVDGLGLLMVLLTALVTPMAMLSSWRISEKVPIYFAMMLFLEAGLLGTFTALNCFHWFLFWELSLVPAFFLIKLWGGPNRSAAATQFFVYTMVGSVAMLLSFLAIYLAAHTFDFVQLAEKGHTGELASMLNLNLGVYGLNSRQFPLFIFAGIFLGFAVKVPLIPFHTWLPTTYAEAPTGTTMLLTGAMSKMGVYGFIRILMPFFPEQMRIIMTPLLWLAVITIVFSAYSAFVQKDLKKVFAYSSINHLGYCLLGVFAFAKFTGSDAHWNLEKAAAMNGVMLQMFNHGLTASILFCFIGFLEQRSGGLRDLDQFGGLRRVAPVFCGLMGISIFASLGLPGLNGFIGEFLIFKGSFPIVTWATAMSVIGLLVTAIFLLTIIQRVFNGPLNAKWAGLPDLTLKECLLVLPATALMLVMGIYPQIVIGKINTTVMQMVDLMKY